TTGGCATAGCCTAAAGTTGCCCCGAAATAATAAGGCTTATCATCATGATCGGCTCTGAAAATTTCTCTTTGTGCATTGGCAAAATTGGCAATACAGCAAAATAATAAACATAACAGACTTACACTTTTGTTCCGCAATAAATAGTGCATATTCCTAAGCTGAGAGGTTGTAAATAAGTTTGTGTAAATCCTACGCCATGCATTATGTTTAAAAAGTTTTGCCCTTCAGGAAAAGCAAAAACACTGTTATTTAAATATTGATATGCTTTTTTATCGCTTGCAAAAGCCTGTACCAAACCGGGTGCTAATTTGCTTAAATAAAATTGATATAAAAACTTAAAACTTTTTTGTTTGGGTTTTGAAAATTCTAATACTACCAATTTTCCTCCC
This sequence is a window from Thermococcus sp. M36. Protein-coding genes within it:
- a CDS encoding class I SAM-dependent methyltransferase, with product GGKLVVLEFSKPKQKSFKFLYQFYLSKLAPGLVQAFASDKKAYQYLNNSVFAFPEGQNFLNIMHGVGFTQTYLQPLSLGICTIYCGTKV